GACGGCCTGACCCAGCGCGACCTCGCGCGCCGGGTCGGCATGATGGAGCCGACCGCCGTGGCCGCCCTGCGGGGCATGGAAACGAAGGGCTGGATCCGGCGGGTCCGGTCGGAGACTGACAAACGCAAGGTCTTCCTGTTTCTCACCCAGGCCGGCCGCGACCTGCGCGAACAGCTGATGCCCGAGGCGCATGCCGTCAATGCCACGGCCGCCGGGAACCTGTCCGATGACGAGGCGCGGATGTTCCGCGCGCTGCTCCGACGGACGAGGGCGAATTTTCCGCCTTAAACGGTTGCCGCCCACGCTGGCTGGAGGGGCCGGATACCTTCAACCTGGCCGCTCAGGCTGGCGCCCGGGCCGGCCGGCCAGGGACAGCGGGCACATCGCGCCTGCGGCGGGCGCAGCCCGTTGGCAGCCCGAGCCTCATCCGGCAACCGGAACAGCCGCGCCATCTCGGCCCCTGAACCTTTTTAACCCGGTCAGGACACGAGCAGCTTGTGGAGACCCTCCATGCAGAGGCGGAACTCGAACTGCATGGGAAATGGCGGAGAGGGTGGGATTCGAACCCACGGTACCCTTGCGAGTACTTCGGTTTTCGAGACCGACGCGATCGACCACTCTGCCACCTCTCCGCGGGTGCCTGGGTCGTCAGGTGGCCGGCGGTATAAGCGGCGGCGGCGCGGTGCGCAACAGTCCTCAGACCGGATCGGGTCAGGAATCCGCAAGCCGGCGTTGACTCCGGCTCCCCGGCAGCGTTATAGCCCCCACCTCTCCGGCGGGACCCTGTTTCGCCGGCGGCCGTTGTCCGGCCGTTCAGAACTTTTTTCTTTCCAGGCCAGGACAGGCTAGAGCTTCAGGGCGAACCATGACCTACGCAGTGATCCGCACCGGCGGCAAGCAGTATCGTGTCACGCAGGACGCGGTCCTGACCGTTGAGAAGCTCGATGCCGAAGCCGGCGCGACCGTGACCTTCCAGGATGTCCTGGCCATCGGTGGCGAGGCCGGCCTGACCCTTGGCGCCCCGACGATCGCCGGCGCCACCGTCACCGCGACGGTGGTCGAGCAGACCCGTGGCGACAAGGTCATCATCTTCAAGAAGCGCCGCCGGCAGAACAGCCGCCGCAAGAACGGCCACCGCCAGCACCAGACTGTGCTGCGCATCTCCGCCATCAACGCGGCCTGATCCGGCTTCCGTAGGAGACACCTCTCATGGCTCATAAAAAGGCTGGCGGTTCTTCCCGCAACGGTCGCGACTCCGCTGGCAAGCGCCTCGGCGTCAAGAAGTTCGGCGGCGAGCATGTGCTGGCCGGCAACATCATCGTGACGCAGCGCGGCACGAAGATGGTCCCGGGCGACAACGTGCTCTGTGGCCGCACCCACTCCATCCACGCCGCCATCGAGGGCAAGGTGAAGTTCACCCGCCGCGCCGAAGGCCGCGTCTATGTTTCCGTCGAGCCGCTGCCGCAGGCCGCCGAGTAACCTCGCGCCCGCGACGACCCGACACGACTGACGAAACGGGGGCCGCGAGGCCCCCGTTTTTGCGTTCAGCACTTTCTTCCGGACCAGCTCAGACCATGAAGTTCCTCGACGAAGCCAAGATCTGGGTAAAGGCCGGCGACGGCGGTGACGGCGTCGTCGCCTTCCGGCGGGAGCGCTTCATCGAGTATGGCGGCCCGGACGGCGGCAATGGCGGCAAGGGCGGCGACATCATCGTGGAGGCCGTGGAAGGCCTGAACACGCTGATCGACTTCCGCTATGCCCAGCATTTCAAGGCCCGCAAGGGCGGCAATGGCGCGGGCTCCGACCGCACCGGCGCCGGTTCGGACGATGTGACGCTCAAGGTCCCGGTCGGCACAGTGATCCTGGCCGAGGACAAGGAGACGGTGCTGGCCGACCTGACGAAGGTGGGCCAGCGCGCCACCATCTGCCGGGGCGGCGATGGCGGCCATGGCAATGCCCATTTCAAGACCAGCACCAACCGCGCCCCCCGCCGTGCCGACAAGGGCTGGCCGGGCGAGGAGTGCTGGATCTGGCTGCGGCTGAAGCTGATCGCCGATGCCGGGCTGGTGGGGCTGCCCAATGCCGGGAAGTCCACCTTCCTGGCCGCCGCCAGCGCCGCCAGGCCCAAGATCGCGGACTACCCCTTCACCACGCTCAACCCGCAGCTTGGCGTCGTGCGGCTGAATGCGACGGAGGAATTCGTCCTGGCCGACATCCCCGGCCTGATCGAGGGCGCGGCGGAAGGCGCCGGGCTCGGCACCCGCTTCCTCGGCCATGTGGAGCGTTGCGCGGTGCTGCTGCACCTGATCGACGGCAGCCAGGCCGACCCCGTTCGGGCCTATGAGACCGTGCGGGCGGAGCTGGAGGAATATGGCGGCGGCCTGGCCGACAAGCCGGAGATCCTGGCGCTGAACAAGACCGACGCCATGACTCCCCAGGCCCGCGCCAGCCGCGTGAAGGCGCTGGAGCGCGCCACCGGCCGCCCGGTGCGGCTGATCAGCGGCGTCACCGGGGAAGGCGTACCGGAGACCCTGCGCCTGCTGGCCGACACCATCTATCGTGCCCGCGAGGAGGCGGCCGGGGCATGATCCCTTCCCTCGCCACGGCGCGCCGGATCGTCGTCAAGATCGGCTCCGCCCTGGTGGTGGACCCGGAGACGGCGGCGCCGCGCGAGGCCTGGCTGGCTTCCGTCGCCACCGATATCGCGGCGCTGCGGGCCACCGGGGCGGAGGTGGTCGTGGTCTCCTCCGGCGCCATCTCCCTCGCCCGCCAGGCCCTCGGCCTGACCAAGCGCAAGCTGCGTCTCGAAGAAAAACAGGCGGCGGCGGCGGTGGGGCAGATCCGGCTGGCCGGCGCCTGGCAGGCGGCGCTCTCCGCCCATGGCATCAACGCCGCGCAGCTGCTGCTGACGCTGGAGGATAGCGAGGACCGCCGCCGCTACCTCAATGCCCGCGCCACGCTCGGCACGCTGCTGGACCTCGGCTGCGTGCCCGTCATCAACGAGAACGACACCGTCGCCACGGCGGAGATCCGCTTCGGGGACAATGACCGTCTCGCCGCCCGCGTGGCGGAGATGATCCATGCGGATGTGCTGGTGCTGCTCTCGGATATCGACGGCCTCTATACCGCCGATCCCCGCCGCGATCCCCAGGCCCGGCACCTGCCGGTGATCGAGCGCCTGACGGACGAGATCATGGCCATGGGGGGCGAGCCGCCGCCGGGTTACTCCTCCGGCGGCATGCGCACCAAGCTGATCGCGGCCCGCATCGCCACCGGCGCCGGCACGGCCATGGCCATCGCGCTGGGGCAGCGGGATCATCCGCTGGCGGCGCTGAAGGACGGTGCCCGCTGCACCTGGTTCCTGCCCACGCCCGAGGGCCGCTCGGCCCGCAAGCGCTGGATCGCGGGCAGCCTGGCGCCGCTGGGCGTGCTGCGGGTGGATGCGGGCGCGGCCGGCGCGCTGCGCGGCGGCAGTTCCCTGCTGCCGGCGGGCGTGCGCGGGGTGCAGGGCACCTTCCAGCGTGGCGACCCGGTTGCCGTGCAGGACGAGAACGGGCACGAACTGGCCCGTGGCCTCTCCGCCTATGATTCCGAGGCCGCGCGGCAGATCGCCGGCCGGCGGTCGGAGGAGATCGAGACCATATTGGGTTGGCGCGGACGGGACGAGATCGTCCACCGCGACGACCTCGTGCTGCTGTAACCCGGCAAAAGGAAGCCCGGCCGTGAACGCCATCGCCGACCCCATCGCCCGTCAGCTCGACGCCGCAGCCCGCGCCGCCCGCGCGGCCGCCGGCCAGCTCGCGCGCGCCGGGCGACCGGCGAAGGACCAGGCGCTGCTGGCCGCCGCCGCCGCCATTCGCGCGCGGCAGGAGGCCATCCTGGCCGCCAATGCCGCCGACCTGGAGGCGGCGCCCGACCTCAGCCCCTCCTTCCGCGACCGTCTCGTGCTGAACCCCGCCCGCATCGAGGGCATGGCGAAGGGGCTGGAGGAAGTGGCCGCCCTGCCCGACCCCGTGGGCCGTGTGCTGGCGGAATGGACGCGCCCCAACGGGCTGGTGCTGAAGCGCGTGGCGCAGCCGCTGGGCGTGATCGGCATGATCTATGAGAGCCGCCCCAATGTGACGGCCGATGCCGCCGCGCTCTGCCTCAAGGCGGGCTCGGCCGTGCTGCTGCGCGGCGGCAGCGAGGGTGCTCGCAGCAGCGCCGCCATCCATGCCTGCATGGTGGAAGGGCTGCGCGCCGCCCGGTTGCCGGAAGCCGCCGTGCAGATCGCCCCCACCCAGGACCGCGCCTTCGTCGGCGCCATGCTGCGCGCGGCGGGGCTGATCGACCTGATCATCCCGCGCGGCGGCAAGGGCCTGGTGACGCGGGTGATGGAGGAGGCGCGCGTGCCCGTCCTCGCCCATGCCGAGGGGCTCTGCCACACCTATATCCATGCCGCCGCCGACCGCTCCATGGCGCGCGCGGTGCTGGCCAATGCCAAGATGCGCCGCACCGGAGTCTGCGGCGCCACCGAGACGCTGCTGATCGACGCCGCCATCGCGCCGGAACTGCTGCCGCTGCTGGTGGAAGATCTCGCGGCGCTGGGCTGCGCCTTCAAGGCGGATGAGCGCGCGCGCTCCATCCTGCCCGCCCTGCCCGTCGCGACGGAGCAGGACTTCGCGACCGAATGGCTGGATGCCGTCCTCTCCATCAAGGTGGTGGATGGGGTGGAGAGCGCGCTCGCGCATATCCGCCGCTACGGCAGCGAGCATACGGAAGCCATCATCACCGAGGATGCCGAGGCCGCCGCCGCCTTCCTGAACGGGCTCGATTCCGCGGTGGGCATCTGGAATGCCTCCACCCAGTTCTGCGATGGCGGCGAATTCGGTTTCGGGGCCGAGATCGGCATCGCCACCGGGCGGATGCATGCGCGCGGGCCGGTGGGGCTGGAGCAGCTCTGCACCTACCGCTACCACGTCATCGGCACCGGCCAGACACGCCCCTGAGCCCCGATCCCTTGCGCCCGCCTTTCGAGCCGGCCCGCTTCGGCGACCGGCGCCGCCTCCGCATCGGCCTGCTGGGCGGCAGCTTCAACCCCGCGCATGAGGGCCATCTGCATGTGGCCCTCATGGCACTGCGCGCGCTGCGGCTGAACCAGGTCTGGCTGATGGTCTCCCCGGGCAATCCGCTGAAGCCGGTCAGGGGCATGGCGCCGTTCGAGGAGCGCCTGGCCTCGGCCCGGCGCATCGCCCGGCCACCGCGCATCCTGGCCACGGAGATCGAAGCCGCGCTGGGCGAGCGTTACAGCGCCCTGACCCTGGCGAAGCTCGCGAAACGTTTCCCGCGCGCCTGCTTTGTCTGGATCATCGGCGCCGACAATCTCTGGCAGCTTCCGCGCTGGCGCCGCTGGCAGGAACTGGTGGCCCGCACGCCCATGGCGGTGCTGCCGCGGCCGGGATGGACCCGCAAGGCGCTTGCGGGTACGGCGGCGCGGCGGCTGCGGCAGAAGCGGCGGCGGCCCGGCCATCTCGGCGGCTGTGCCCCAGGCTGGACACTGGTGCCGGCGCGCGAGCACCCCGCCAGCGCCACCGCCATCCGCGCGGGCACGCGCGCTTAAACCAAGCGGGGAATCGGTGCTGGCGACGCACCGGCTTCCCGCGCCATACACATTACGGCCAGATAATGCCGTAGAGCAGGATTCAGAGGACGCAGCATGGCCCGTACCCCCAAAGCCCCCGCAGACAGCCCGCCCCGCCGCAAGCCGGCCACCACCCGCGTTCCCGGCAAGGCCGCCACGCTGCGTACCGCCAAGCCGGCAGCAGCCGCCAAGGCCCCCGCGCGCGCCAAGCCCGCCGCCCGCCCCGCGCGTGAAGAAGCCGCGGTGCCCAGGGCCGCCCGTGCCGCCGCCGCCAGCAAGGTGAGCGCCGGCAAGGCGGCCGCGAAGCCCGCCGCGCGCTCCACCGCCGCCAAGGCCGCCCCCGCGAGGAAGCCGGCGCGCGCCGCCGCGCCGAAGGCCGCCGCGCCCAGGACGGCGTCCCGCGCCACCGCCAAGCCGGCTGCCGGGACCAGCATGCGCGGCACGGCCAGCAAGGCCGCCGCCAGCAAGCCGGCCCGCGCCGCCAGGCCCGCTGCTGCCACCAGGGCACCGGCCAAGGCCACCACCGCCAAGGCCAGCAGCACCTCCAGGACAGGGACGGCCAAGTCCGCCCCGGTCCGCAGCAGCCGCCCCGCCCCGGCCAAGGCGGCCGCCCCCAAGGCTACCGCCACCCGGAAGCCCGCCGCCACCCCGGCGCCGAAGGCCACCAGCCGCACCGCCGCGAAGCCCGCCGCTCCGCGTCCGAAGCGGGTGAAGCTCACTCCGCCGCAGATCGATCGGCTGGTGCAGGTCACGGTCGAGAGCCTGGAGGCTGACAAGGCCGAGGATATCGTCGTGCTGGACGTGGCCACCCGCGCCACCTTCGCGGACCGTATGGTGATCGCCACCGGCCTGGTGGAGCGGCAGATCCAGGCGATGGCCGGACATATCGAGAAGGCGCTGGCGGAACTCGGCATGAAGCGCCTGCGCAGCGAAAGCTCGCCCGACTGGGTGCTGCTGGATGCCGGGGACCTTGTCGTGCACCTCTTCAAGCCGGAGGCCCGCGCCAACTACCGGCTGGAGAAGATGTGGGGGCCCGACAGCCCGCTGGATGCCGAAAGCCCCGCGGCGGCCGAGAGCACCCGGCCCACCCCCTCCGACTTCGATGAGGAGGACGAGGCCTATGAGGAAGAGGACGTTATCGAGGAGGCCGCCGCCGACCCTTATCTGGACGATGAGGAGGAGCAGGGCTGAGCCGCGCGCCGCTGCTGCTGGCCGTCGGCCGGCTGAAGCCGGGGCCGGAGGCGGCGCTCTTCGCGCAGCATAACGCCCGCCTCCGCCCGCCCCTGGCGGTGAAGGAGATCCCGGAGGCCCGTGGCTCGGCCGCCGAGATCCGCCGCCGGGAGGGCGCCGCCCTGCTGGCGGCGCTGCCTGAGGGCGCGCTGGCCGTCGCCATGGACCTGGGCGGCGCCACCCCGGACAGCGAGGAACTGGCGGCGCTCAGCGCGAAATGGGAGGAAAGCGGGCGTCAGCTCGCCTTCCTGATCGGCGGCGCCGAGGGGCTGGACCCCTCGGTGCTGGCGCGGGCGGAATACCGGCTCTCACTGGGCCGGCTGACCTGGCCGCATTTCCTGGTGCGCGGGCTGCTGGCGGAACAGCTCTACCGCGCCCAGGCCATCCGCACCGGCCATCCCTATCACCGGGCCTGGCGGCCGGGCTGAGGCTCCGGCCTCAGCCCTTCCAGGCCGCCACCACCACCGCGCCGACATCGGCCAGGGTGGCGTCGCGCGTGGCGGCATCGGCCGGGCTGCTGGTCAGGTAGGCCGCCACCAGTACCGGCGCGCCACCGCCGGGCGGCCAGAGCAGCCCGACATCGTTGCGGGTGCCATGCCCGCCAGAGCCGGTCTTGTCCTCCACAAGCCAGCCCTGCGGCAACCGCGCCTTCAGGCATGCGTCGCCAGTACGGCTGGCCCGCATCCAGCCCCGCAGCAGCGCGCGGGAGGAATCGGAAAGCCCCTGTCCCAGCGTCAGGCCCTGGAGGTGCCCCAGCATGGCGGCGGGGCTGGTGGTGTCGCGCGCATCGCCGGGGCGGCCTTCGTTCAGCGCGGTCTCCATCCGGTCCAGCCGGGTCACCTCATCGCCCTGCCCGCGCGCCCAGGCCGTCAGCCCCGCCGGGCCGCCGAGGACATCCAGCAGCAGATTCCCCGCGGTATTGTCGCTCAGCGTCACCGCCGCCCCGGCGATCTCCGCCAGGGTCATGCCGTCCCGCCCCGCATGCTTCTCCGTGGCGGGGGAATAGGTCACGAGATCCTCGCGCGCGAAGCGGATGCGCCGCTCCAGCCTCTCCTGCCCCGCATCCACCCGCGCCAGCACGGCGCCCGCCGCCAGCATCTTGAAGGTGCTGGTCATGGGGAAGCGCTCATCCTGCCGGTGTCCTGCCCGGCGACCGCTGCCGGTGTCCAGCACCGCCACGCCCAGCCGCCCGCCATGTGCCGCCTCGATCCGGGCGAAGGCTTCCGGCAGGGCGCCGAAATCCTCCCGCGCGCCGGCCCGCGCCAGCCCCGCGCCCATCCCCCAGCCGCCCAGCGCCAGCGCCGCGCCGCCCATCCATTGCCGCCTGCCGATCATGCCTGGTCTCCCTCTCAACAGGGGGAAACTGCGCGGCCCAGGGCATGGGGACAAACGATCATCCTTCGCAAGTCGGCCTAGAAAAACTAATGCGTAGGCATGTCCCTCTCCCACCTGCCCCTCAATGCCCTGCGTGCCTTCGAGGCCGCGGCCCGCCATCTGAGCTTCACCCGCGCGGGGCTGGAGCTGCGCGTCACCCAGGCGGCGGTGAGCCATCAGGTGAAGGCGCTTGAGGAAATCTTGGGCGTGCCTCTCTTCCGCCGCCTGCCGCGCGGCCTTGCCCTGACCGAGGAGGGAGAGGCCCTGCTGCCGGTCCTGACCGATGCCTTCCGCCGCATCGCCGGCACGCTGGACCGCTTCGAGGGCGGGCGCCTGCGGGAGGTGCTGACCATTGGCGCCGTCGGCACCTTCGTCACCGGCTGGCTGCTGCCGCGCCTGCCGGATTTCCGTGCCGCGCATCCCTTCGTGGACCTGCGCCTGATGACCAACAACAACCGCGTCGACCTGGCCGGCGAGGGGCTGGATTTCGCCCTGCGCTTCGGCGATGGCGCCTGGCATGGCACGGAGGCCACGCGGCTTTTCTCCGCGCCCCTCTCTCCGCTCTGCGCGCCGGAACTGGCCGCGCGCCTGCGCCAGCCCGCCGATCTGCTGCGGGAGGTGCTGC
This genomic window from Roseomonas marmotae contains:
- a CDS encoding MarR family winged helix-turn-helix transcriptional regulator, translated to MSTGPAAPFPARPDTGRAVSGVACTISTTQDTALTTPLPFDQSLGFLVRDLNRAIQRHLQARLQNYDVALGAWYFLRVLWEEDGLTQRDLARRVGMMEPTAVAALRGMETKGWIRRVRSETDKRKVFLFLTQAGRDLREQLMPEAHAVNATAAGNLSDDEARMFRALLRRTRANFPP
- the rplU gene encoding 50S ribosomal protein L21 — encoded protein: MTYAVIRTGGKQYRVTQDAVLTVEKLDAEAGATVTFQDVLAIGGEAGLTLGAPTIAGATVTATVVEQTRGDKVIIFKKRRRQNSRRKNGHRQHQTVLRISAINAA
- the rpmA gene encoding 50S ribosomal protein L27, giving the protein MAHKKAGGSSRNGRDSAGKRLGVKKFGGEHVLAGNIIVTQRGTKMVPGDNVLCGRTHSIHAAIEGKVKFTRRAEGRVYVSVEPLPQAAE
- the obgE gene encoding GTPase ObgE: MKFLDEAKIWVKAGDGGDGVVAFRRERFIEYGGPDGGNGGKGGDIIVEAVEGLNTLIDFRYAQHFKARKGGNGAGSDRTGAGSDDVTLKVPVGTVILAEDKETVLADLTKVGQRATICRGGDGGHGNAHFKTSTNRAPRRADKGWPGEECWIWLRLKLIADAGLVGLPNAGKSTFLAAASAARPKIADYPFTTLNPQLGVVRLNATEEFVLADIPGLIEGAAEGAGLGTRFLGHVERCAVLLHLIDGSQADPVRAYETVRAELEEYGGGLADKPEILALNKTDAMTPQARASRVKALERATGRPVRLISGVTGEGVPETLRLLADTIYRAREEAAGA
- the proB gene encoding glutamate 5-kinase, whose translation is MIPSLATARRIVVKIGSALVVDPETAAPREAWLASVATDIAALRATGAEVVVVSSGAISLARQALGLTKRKLRLEEKQAAAAVGQIRLAGAWQAALSAHGINAAQLLLTLEDSEDRRRYLNARATLGTLLDLGCVPVINENDTVATAEIRFGDNDRLAARVAEMIHADVLVLLSDIDGLYTADPRRDPQARHLPVIERLTDEIMAMGGEPPPGYSSGGMRTKLIAARIATGAGTAMAIALGQRDHPLAALKDGARCTWFLPTPEGRSARKRWIAGSLAPLGVLRVDAGAAGALRGGSSLLPAGVRGVQGTFQRGDPVAVQDENGHELARGLSAYDSEAARQIAGRRSEEIETILGWRGRDEIVHRDDLVLL
- a CDS encoding glutamate-5-semialdehyde dehydrogenase; amino-acid sequence: MNAIADPIARQLDAAARAARAAAGQLARAGRPAKDQALLAAAAAIRARQEAILAANAADLEAAPDLSPSFRDRLVLNPARIEGMAKGLEEVAALPDPVGRVLAEWTRPNGLVLKRVAQPLGVIGMIYESRPNVTADAAALCLKAGSAVLLRGGSEGARSSAAIHACMVEGLRAARLPEAAVQIAPTQDRAFVGAMLRAAGLIDLIIPRGGKGLVTRVMEEARVPVLAHAEGLCHTYIHAAADRSMARAVLANAKMRRTGVCGATETLLIDAAIAPELLPLLVEDLAALGCAFKADERARSILPALPVATEQDFATEWLDAVLSIKVVDGVESALAHIRRYGSEHTEAIITEDAEAAAAFLNGLDSAVGIWNASTQFCDGGEFGFGAEIGIATGRMHARGPVGLEQLCTYRYHVIGTGQTRP
- a CDS encoding nicotinate-nucleotide adenylyltransferase, giving the protein MRPPFEPARFGDRRRLRIGLLGGSFNPAHEGHLHVALMALRALRLNQVWLMVSPGNPLKPVRGMAPFEERLASARRIARPPRILATEIEAALGERYSALTLAKLAKRFPRACFVWIIGADNLWQLPRWRRWQELVARTPMAVLPRPGWTRKALAGTAARRLRQKRRRPGHLGGCAPGWTLVPAREHPASATAIRAGTRA
- the rsfS gene encoding ribosome silencing factor, whose translation is MARTPKAPADSPPRRKPATTRVPGKAATLRTAKPAAAAKAPARAKPAARPAREEAAVPRAARAAAASKVSAGKAAAKPAARSTAAKAAPARKPARAAAPKAAAPRTASRATAKPAAGTSMRGTASKAAASKPARAARPAAATRAPAKATTAKASSTSRTGTAKSAPVRSSRPAPAKAAAPKATATRKPAATPAPKATSRTAAKPAAPRPKRVKLTPPQIDRLVQVTVESLEADKAEDIVVLDVATRATFADRMVIATGLVERQIQAMAGHIEKALAELGMKRLRSESSPDWVLLDAGDLVVHLFKPEARANYRLEKMWGPDSPLDAESPAAAESTRPTPSDFDEEDEAYEEEDVIEEAAADPYLDDEEEQG
- a CDS encoding 23S rRNA (pseudouridine(1915)-N(3))-methyltransferase RlmH, with translation MLAVGRLKPGPEAALFAQHNARLRPPLAVKEIPEARGSAAEIRRREGAALLAALPEGALAVAMDLGGATPDSEELAALSAKWEESGRQLAFLIGGAEGLDPSVLARAEYRLSLGRLTWPHFLVRGLLAEQLYRAQAIRTGHPYHRAWRPG
- the bla gene encoding class A beta-lactamase, yielding MIGRRQWMGGAALALGGWGMGAGLARAGAREDFGALPEAFARIEAAHGGRLGVAVLDTGSGRRAGHRQDERFPMTSTFKMLAAGAVLARVDAGQERLERRIRFAREDLVTYSPATEKHAGRDGMTLAEIAGAAVTLSDNTAGNLLLDVLGGPAGLTAWARGQGDEVTRLDRMETALNEGRPGDARDTTSPAAMLGHLQGLTLGQGLSDSSRALLRGWMRASRTGDACLKARLPQGWLVEDKTGSGGHGTRNDVGLLWPPGGGAPVLVAAYLTSSPADAATRDATLADVGAVVVAAWKG
- a CDS encoding LysR family transcriptional regulator produces the protein MSLSHLPLNALRAFEAAARHLSFTRAGLELRVTQAAVSHQVKALEEILGVPLFRRLPRGLALTEEGEALLPVLTDAFRRIAGTLDRFEGGRLREVLTIGAVGTFVTGWLLPRLPDFRAAHPFVDLRLMTNNNRVDLAGEGLDFALRFGDGAWHGTEATRLFSAPLSPLCAPELAARLRQPADLLREVLLRSYRVDEWDRWFATVELPAPAVRGFVFDSSLTMAEAAVQGVGVALLPVRMFGRDLRLGRLAQPFPAGVTLGDYWLTRLKSRRESAAMAAFRDWLLAQARDA